A portion of the Paenibacillus segetis genome contains these proteins:
- a CDS encoding CtsR family transcriptional regulator has product MRNISDIIEKYLKSILHESPEGTIEIQRNDLADQFSCVPSQINYVISTRFTLEKGYLVESKRGGGGYVRIRRIELPGPTTLHTHLHHTIGDEMGQTAAEGLIYQLVESRFLSSREAALMRAAISREVLMVQLPYRDQIRARIMKAMLISLLG; this is encoded by the coding sequence ATGCGTAATATCTCCGATATTATTGAAAAATATCTCAAGAGTATTCTGCATGAAAGTCCAGAGGGAACGATAGAAATTCAGCGTAACGATCTGGCCGACCAGTTCTCTTGTGTGCCGTCTCAAATCAATTATGTCATCAGTACACGTTTTACGCTGGAAAAAGGCTATTTGGTTGAGAGCAAAAGGGGTGGTGGTGGTTATGTTCGTATCCGTCGGATCGAATTACCGGGTCCCACTACGCTGCATACCCACTTGCATCATACAATAGGTGATGAGATGGGGCAGACCGCAGCAGAAGGTTTGATATATCAGCTTGTGGAATCAAGGTTCTTAAGTAGCCGTGAAGCGGCCCTTATGCGAGCAGCTATATCAAGAGAAGTGCTAATGGTCCAGCTTCCCTATCGTGACCAGATCAGGGCAAGAATCATGAAGGCAATGCTGATCTCTTTGTTAGGCTAA
- a CDS encoding UvrB/UvrC motif-containing protein has protein sequence MQCQECGKRPATLHFTKIVNGEKTEFRICETCAREKGEIIPGTTGGFSIHNLLSGFLDFNPGSHSHNPSAKIPENLRCEECGLTYSQFSKIGRFGCSSCYKYFNDRLDPLFKRVHGNTVHVGKVPKRAGNHIQVKRKLDELRQKLQERILQEEFEEAARLRDEIRELEKTLSAE, from the coding sequence ATGCAATGTCAAGAATGCGGGAAACGTCCCGCGACACTGCACTTTACCAAAATTGTGAATGGGGAAAAAACAGAATTTCGTATTTGTGAAACCTGCGCAAGGGAGAAGGGTGAGATTATCCCAGGTACAACAGGTGGGTTTTCCATTCATAATTTGCTGTCTGGTTTTTTGGATTTCAACCCTGGAAGTCATAGTCACAACCCAAGTGCTAAAATACCTGAAAATCTACGTTGTGAAGAGTGTGGATTAACTTATTCACAATTTAGCAAAATTGGTCGCTTTGGATGTAGTTCATGTTATAAATATTTTAATGATCGATTAGACCCTTTATTTAAGCGGGTTCATGGGAATACAGTTCATGTAGGTAAAGTACCAAAACGGGCAGGAAATCATATTCAAGTAAAACGTAAGCTTGATGAGCTTCGTCAGAAATTGCAGGAGCGGATTCTTCAGGAAGAGTTCGAAGAGGCCGCTAGGCTGCGGGATGAGATTCGCGAGCTTGAGAAGACACTTTCCGCAGAGTAG
- the clpC gene encoding ATP-dependent protease ATP-binding subunit ClpC: protein MMFGRFTERAQKVLALAQEEAVRLGHNNIGTEHILLGLIREGEGIAAKALIGLGLGLEKIQDEVETLIGRGQEQPTNIAYTPRAKKVIELSMDEARKLGHTYVGTEHILLGLIREGEGVAARVLNNLGISLNKARQQVLQLLGSSEAVSSHHGTPANINTPTLDSLARDLTVTAKEGNLDPVIGRSKEIERVIQVLSRRTKNNPVLIGEPGVGKTAIAEGLAQKIINNEIPETLRDKRVMTLDMGSVVAGTKYRGEFEDRLKKIMDEIRQAGNIILFIDELHTLIGAGGAEGAIDASNILKPALARGELQCIGATTLDEYRKYIEKDAALERRFQPITVDQPSVEEAIQILHGLRDRYEAHHRVKITDEAIDQAVKLSDRYIPDRFLPDKAIDLIDEAGSKVRLNSYTVPPNLKQLESRLEDIRKEKDSAVQSQEFEKAAALRDTEQKIREELDVTKNQWKEQQGRTDSEVTPDDIAQIVASWTGIPVSKLKEEETDRLLNMEHILHERVIGQEEAVKAVSRAIRRARAGLKDPKRPMGSFIFLGPTGVGKTELARALAEAMFGDENAVIRIDMSEYMEKHSTSRLVGAPPGYVGYEEGGQLTEKVRRKPYSVVLLDEIEKAHPEVFNILLQVLEDGRLTDSKGRVVDFRNTLIILTSNVGAEAIKRNTRLGFTAVEDAKGDYDSMKGKVMEELKKSFRPEFLNRIDETIVFHSLGEEHISQIVNLMSEELRKRLHEYEVDFILTDKAKVFLSKEGFDPAYGARPLRRAIQKHIEDRLSEELLTGNVKKGDLLTIDEDNGALTVEKTGAFSKNA from the coding sequence ATGATGTTTGGAAGATTTACAGAACGTGCGCAGAAGGTGTTGGCACTTGCTCAGGAAGAGGCTGTAAGACTAGGGCATAATAATATAGGTACTGAGCATATTTTACTCGGACTGATCCGTGAAGGAGAAGGTATTGCTGCTAAAGCTTTGATCGGTCTTGGTCTTGGATTAGAGAAAATTCAAGATGAAGTTGAAACACTGATCGGCCGCGGACAAGAGCAACCTACCAATATCGCTTATACACCACGTGCTAAGAAAGTTATTGAACTGTCAATGGATGAAGCTCGAAAACTTGGCCATACCTATGTCGGAACAGAGCATATCTTGCTTGGATTAATTCGTGAAGGTGAAGGTGTAGCTGCGCGTGTACTAAATAATTTGGGGATTAGCCTTAACAAGGCGCGTCAACAGGTGCTACAACTATTGGGGAGCAGTGAAGCCGTATCTAGCCACCATGGAACACCAGCAAATATAAATACACCTACTCTTGATAGCCTAGCACGTGATTTGACGGTAACTGCCAAAGAAGGGAACTTGGACCCGGTTATCGGAAGAAGTAAAGAGATCGAACGAGTTATCCAAGTTCTTAGCCGTCGGACGAAGAATAATCCAGTTCTAATTGGTGAACCAGGCGTTGGTAAAACAGCGATTGCCGAAGGGTTGGCTCAGAAGATCATTAATAATGAAATTCCTGAGACACTTCGTGATAAAAGAGTAATGACACTCGATATGGGATCTGTCGTAGCGGGTACGAAATACCGCGGCGAATTTGAAGACCGTTTGAAGAAGATTATGGATGAAATTAGACAAGCGGGAAATATTATTCTCTTTATCGATGAATTGCACACATTGATTGGGGCTGGTGGAGCTGAAGGTGCTATTGATGCTTCCAACATTCTGAAACCAGCACTTGCACGTGGTGAGCTACAGTGCATCGGGGCTACAACTTTGGATGAATATCGCAAATACATTGAGAAAGATGCGGCTTTAGAACGTCGTTTCCAACCCATTACTGTCGATCAACCATCTGTTGAAGAAGCGATTCAAATTTTACATGGTCTTCGTGATCGGTATGAAGCTCATCACCGTGTGAAGATTACCGATGAAGCTATTGATCAAGCGGTTAAACTGTCCGACCGATACATCCCGGATCGTTTCTTACCGGATAAAGCGATCGACTTAATTGATGAAGCTGGATCCAAAGTAAGGCTGAACTCCTATACGGTACCACCCAACTTGAAGCAACTGGAAAGTCGTCTTGAAGACATCCGTAAAGAGAAGGACTCGGCTGTACAGAGTCAAGAGTTCGAGAAAGCGGCAGCACTCCGCGATACAGAACAAAAGATTCGTGAAGAGCTTGATGTTACGAAGAATCAATGGAAAGAACAACAAGGACGCACGGATTCAGAAGTTACACCAGATGATATCGCCCAAATCGTGGCGAGCTGGACTGGAATTCCTGTTAGCAAGCTGAAAGAAGAAGAAACTGATCGTCTGCTTAATATGGAGCATATTTTGCACGAACGTGTCATTGGCCAAGAGGAAGCAGTCAAAGCGGTAAGCCGGGCTATTCGCCGGGCACGTGCCGGACTCAAAGATCCGAAACGTCCAATGGGATCCTTTATCTTCTTAGGCCCAACAGGGGTTGGTAAGACTGAACTTGCGAGAGCATTGGCTGAAGCCATGTTCGGCGATGAGAATGCTGTTATTCGTATCGATATGTCCGAATATATGGAGAAGCATTCCACATCTCGTCTCGTAGGAGCTCCTCCGGGGTATGTTGGCTACGAAGAAGGTGGACAATTGACCGAAAAGGTACGCCGCAAACCTTACTCCGTTGTGTTGCTTGATGAAATCGAGAAGGCACATCCAGAAGTATTCAACATCTTGTTGCAGGTGCTGGAAGATGGTCGCTTGACGGACTCCAAAGGCCGTGTCGTTGACTTCCGTAACACTTTGATTATCCTGACGTCCAACGTTGGTGCAGAGGCAATCAAGCGTAATACGAGACTCGGATTCACTGCGGTGGAAGATGCTAAGGGAGATTATGATAGCATGAAGGGCAAGGTGATGGAAGAGCTGAAGAAGAGCTTCCGTCCAGAGTTCCTTAACCGGATTGATGAAACCATCGTCTTCCATTCACTTGGAGAAGAACATATCAGTCAAATCGTCAACTTGATGTCCGAAGAGCTCCGTAAACGTCTGCATGAATACGAAGTGGACTTTATTCTCACAGACAAAGCCAAAGTATTTCTATCCAAGGAAGGCTTCGATCCGGCTTATGGTGCGCGTCCATTGCGTCGTGCTATTCAGAAGCATATCGAGGACCGCTTGTCTGAGGAACTACTGACCGGCAATGTGAAGAAGGGTGATTTATTGACGATTGATGAAGACAATGGTGCATTAACCGTCGAAAAAACTGGAGCTTTCTCCAAAAACGCTTAA
- a CDS encoding protein arginine kinase: MPNLRFTEQPLSKWMSSGGKDSDIVISSRVRIARNLLYAPFPMLATSEQSEDVLKRLEDVLDDERIQAFGKLYPILLEDLDDLDKKILVEKHLISPSLANESKSGAVFISEDESLSIMVNEEDHLRIQCLYPGFQVQEAWEKATSVDDIFEDHVDYAFDDNRGFLTSCPTNVGTGLRASVMMHLPALVLTGQINRILSAVSQVGLTVRGIYGEGSEAMGNLFQISNQITLGQSEDEIIENLYSVVLQIIDHEKAARETLLKESHLRMMDRVMRSYGILSHAAIMESKEAAQRLSDVRLGVDLGLIDSLSPQVLNELNVMTQPGFLQKIYSENMSPGERDMYRAMLIRDKMGK; this comes from the coding sequence ATGCCAAATCTCCGGTTTACAGAACAACCACTCAGTAAGTGGATGAGCAGTGGGGGTAAGGATTCCGATATTGTCATTAGCAGCCGGGTTCGGATTGCAAGAAACCTGCTCTATGCACCGTTTCCAATGTTGGCTACAAGTGAGCAGTCAGAAGATGTTCTTAAACGACTTGAAGATGTGCTAGATGACGAACGAATACAAGCCTTTGGTAAGCTATATCCTATTCTTCTTGAGGATTTGGACGATTTAGATAAAAAGATTCTGGTTGAGAAGCATTTGATTAGTCCTAGTCTCGCCAACGAATCAAAAAGCGGAGCTGTCTTTATAAGCGAAGACGAAAGCTTGAGCATTATGGTGAACGAGGAAGACCATTTACGAATTCAATGTCTATATCCCGGCTTTCAGGTACAGGAGGCATGGGAAAAAGCAACCTCGGTGGATGATATTTTTGAAGACCATGTGGATTATGCATTTGATGATAATCGTGGATTCCTTACCAGCTGCCCAACGAATGTTGGTACTGGGCTAAGAGCTTCCGTAATGATGCACTTGCCTGCGCTTGTGTTAACAGGTCAGATTAATCGCATCCTTTCGGCGGTATCTCAGGTTGGACTTACGGTCCGTGGGATTTATGGCGAAGGTAGCGAAGCCATGGGAAACTTGTTTCAAATTTCAAATCAGATTACACTAGGACAAAGTGAAGACGAGATTATTGAAAACTTATACAGTGTTGTTCTGCAGATCATTGATCATGAGAAGGCTGCGAGAGAGACATTGTTGAAGGAATCACACCTTAGAATGATGGATCGTGTGATGCGGTCTTACGGGATTTTATCTCATGCAGCCATAATGGAATCAAAAGAAGCGGCTCAACGTCTGTCTGATGTTCGTCTTGGTGTAGATTTGGGATTGATTGATTCGTTATCACCTCAAGTGCTTAATGAATTGAATGTGATGACACAACCAGGTTTTCTGCAAAAAATATATAGTGAGAACATGTCACCTGGAGAGCGGGATATGTATCGTGCCATGCTTATTCGTGACAAAATGGGTAAATAA
- the radA gene encoding DNA repair protein RadA yields the protein MVKVKHKFLCGECGYESPKWYGKCPGCGAWNSMVEETEKVVKTQGISTGLFHTKEKPLSIINIESDKEPRIQTGIEELNRVLGGGVVPGSLVLVGGDPGIGKSTLLLQTSHEMARIGLKVLYISGEESIRQTKLRAERLGALSPELYVLCESSMDSIEEAIDSLKPDFLVIDSIQTVYLPEVTSAPGSVSQVRECTARFMRIAKGQGIATVLVGHVTKEGAIAGPRLLEHMVDCVLYFEGERHHSYRLLRAVKNRFGSTNEIGIFEMNESGLVEVPNPSELFLSERPLGVAGSTVVASMEGTRPMLVELQALIASTHFPSPRRMATGVDHHRMGLIIAVLEKRMGMYLQNQDAYVNLAGGVKLDEPAVDLAIAVSIASSFRDIPTKPYDVIFGEVGLTGEVRAVSRAEQRVKEAAKLGFKRVILPDKSLKGWKAPKGIQLIGVNTVTEALAVALD from the coding sequence ATGGTTAAAGTAAAACACAAGTTTCTTTGCGGCGAATGTGGTTATGAATCGCCGAAATGGTATGGAAAGTGCCCGGGATGTGGTGCGTGGAACTCCATGGTGGAAGAAACAGAAAAAGTGGTCAAAACACAAGGTATTTCCACAGGCTTATTTCATACGAAAGAAAAACCTCTTTCGATCATAAATATAGAGAGTGACAAAGAACCACGAATTCAAACCGGTATTGAGGAGCTCAATCGAGTACTTGGTGGAGGAGTCGTTCCTGGTTCTTTGGTTTTAGTAGGGGGAGATCCCGGTATTGGGAAATCAACACTATTATTACAGACATCCCACGAAATGGCCCGTATCGGACTAAAAGTTCTCTATATCTCAGGGGAAGAATCCATTCGTCAGACCAAGCTTCGTGCAGAAAGATTGGGTGCACTTTCTCCCGAGCTGTATGTGCTCTGTGAGAGCAGTATGGATTCAATTGAAGAGGCGATCGATAGTCTAAAGCCAGATTTTCTAGTCATTGACTCCATTCAGACGGTATATCTGCCTGAAGTGACCAGTGCACCTGGCAGCGTATCTCAAGTTCGTGAATGTACGGCAAGGTTTATGCGGATTGCCAAGGGACAAGGGATTGCCACGGTATTAGTAGGACACGTTACTAAAGAGGGTGCTATTGCAGGACCGCGTCTATTGGAGCACATGGTCGATTGTGTCCTTTATTTTGAAGGAGAACGACACCATTCTTATAGGTTGCTACGTGCTGTGAAGAATCGATTTGGCTCGACGAATGAAATTGGCATTTTTGAAATGAATGAATCGGGTTTAGTTGAAGTGCCCAACCCTTCCGAGTTATTCTTGTCAGAGCGGCCACTTGGCGTAGCGGGTTCAACCGTAGTTGCCAGTATGGAAGGGACTCGTCCAATGCTTGTAGAATTACAGGCGTTGATTGCATCCACCCATTTTCCTTCTCCAAGAAGAATGGCTACGGGGGTTGATCATCATAGGATGGGCCTGATCATTGCCGTTTTGGAGAAGCGAATGGGGATGTATCTTCAAAACCAGGATGCCTATGTTAATTTGGCCGGCGGGGTAAAATTAGATGAACCAGCGGTTGATTTGGCCATTGCCGTGAGCATCGCCTCGAGCTTTCGTGATATACCGACCAAGCCGTATGATGTTATCTTTGGAGAAGTGGGATTAACCGGTGAGGTCAGGGCGGTATCAAGGGCAGAGCAGAGAGTGAAAGAAGCTGCTAAACTGGGCTTCAAAAGAGTGATCCTTCCGGATAAAAGCTTAAAGGGGTGGAAGGCACCCAAAGGAATTCAATTAATAGGTGTAAATACCG